A stretch of Chryseobacterium viscerum DNA encodes these proteins:
- a CDS encoding T9SS type A sorting domain-containing protein, which translates to MKKLFILFLSIYGICHAQVFSENFNGNILPTGWTVENPDTSYNWGVGTQNGFAGFPDGAAFFDDDNAGPTGINTNARLVSPVVNLTGVASPKLSFNYANMIYNLDSTLKVEVFNGTSWIQVFTFSGEAGVWNIDLNTLSYVLIAYATASNIDLAPYANAAFKLRFVYDDVGDYSFGVIVDNVTITGGVLATSEALHADHINVYPNPVRDNIHIKLGSQSKLEKVSVVDISGKLVKIFDKESDAYDLSDIPKGTYIIMITNNKKEVLKKKIIKK; encoded by the coding sequence ATGAAAAAACTATTTATTCTATTTTTATCCATTTATGGAATATGTCATGCACAAGTTTTTTCTGAAAACTTCAACGGTAATATTTTGCCAACCGGATGGACGGTAGAAAATCCGGATACGTCTTATAACTGGGGTGTGGGTACACAGAACGGTTTTGCGGGCTTTCCTGATGGGGCGGCTTTTTTTGATGATGATAATGCAGGACCAACCGGAATTAATACGAATGCCAGGCTGGTTTCTCCTGTGGTTAATCTTACGGGGGTTGCGAGCCCAAAACTTTCGTTTAATTATGCCAATATGATTTATAATCTGGATTCTACTTTAAAAGTTGAAGTTTTCAATGGCACTTCCTGGATTCAGGTTTTTACCTTTTCAGGCGAAGCCGGAGTTTGGAATATTGATTTAAATACCCTGTCATACGTATTAATCGCGTATGCGACAGCATCCAATATAGATTTGGCGCCATATGCCAACGCTGCTTTTAAGCTCAGGTTTGTTTATGATGACGTCGGAGATTATTCTTTCGGTGTTATCGTAGACAATGTGACGATAACAGGTGGGGTTTTGGCAACCTCAGAGGCTTTACATGCTGATCATATAAATGTATACCCAAACCCGGTAAGAGACAATATTCATATTAAACTGGGCTCTCAAAGTAAGCTTGAAAAAGTCAGCGTTGTTGATATATCAGGGAAACTTGTTAAAATCTTTGATAAGGAATCCGATGCATATGATTTATCAGATATACCTAAAGGGACTTATATTATCATGATCACAAATAATAAAAAAGAAGTTCTGAAGAAGAAGATTATCAAGAAATAG
- a CDS encoding aminotransferase class V-fold PLP-dependent enzyme — protein MFDIQEIRSQFSILDREVNGKPLVYLDNAATSQKPNSVLEVCHAYYTELNANVHRGIHTLSQLATEEMELSRRKIQKFINAEHDFEVIFTKGTTEGLNLIAYILTQKLQKDDEIIISYLEHHSNIVPWQMLCERTGAKLRVIPIDENGILQMDHFDQFLSEKTKVVSVNQVSNALGIVNPIEEIIAKTRKNTDAYIVIDGAQSAPHFNIDVQKLDCDFFVFSGHKMYAPMGTGILYGKREILEALPPFHGGGEMIATCSFEGTTYAGLPFKYEAGTPNVGGNIALGAAVDFMNKVGHANIQNHENALLEYAQRQLLEIEGIKIYGEKANRTGVVSFNLEGVGIASDVGMILDKMGIAVRTGHHCTQPIMNFFNIAGTVRASFAVYNTFEEIDILVEGVKKAQRMLS, from the coding sequence ATGTTTGACATTCAGGAAATAAGAAGCCAGTTTTCTATATTGGACAGAGAAGTGAATGGTAAACCATTGGTTTACCTGGATAATGCAGCTACATCTCAAAAGCCAAATTCGGTTTTGGAAGTCTGTCACGCATATTATACAGAACTTAATGCCAACGTTCACAGAGGAATTCATACCCTAAGCCAGCTGGCAACGGAAGAAATGGAGCTTTCAAGAAGAAAGATTCAGAAATTCATTAATGCTGAGCACGATTTTGAAGTGATTTTTACAAAAGGAACCACAGAAGGGTTGAACCTTATCGCTTATATTTTAACACAGAAACTGCAGAAAGATGATGAGATCATCATTTCATATCTGGAGCATCATTCTAATATTGTTCCGTGGCAGATGCTTTGCGAAAGAACAGGAGCAAAACTTCGAGTGATTCCAATTGATGAAAACGGAATTCTTCAGATGGACCATTTTGATCAGTTTTTAAGTGAAAAAACAAAGGTTGTTTCTGTAAACCAGGTTTCTAATGCGTTAGGAATTGTGAATCCTATTGAAGAGATTATAGCCAAAACAAGAAAGAATACTGATGCTTACATTGTAATAGACGGTGCTCAGTCTGCTCCGCATTTCAATATTGATGTTCAGAAACTGGATTGTGATTTCTTTGTATTCTCAGGTCATAAAATGTATGCTCCGATGGGAACAGGCATTTTATATGGGAAACGTGAAATACTGGAAGCTTTGCCACCATTCCATGGAGGAGGGGAGATGATTGCAACATGTTCTTTCGAAGGAACTACTTATGCAGGTCTTCCATTTAAATATGAAGCAGGAACACCCAATGTAGGTGGAAATATTGCTTTAGGGGCAGCTGTTGATTTCATGAATAAAGTAGGTCATGCCAATATTCAGAATCATGAAAATGCGTTGCTGGAGTATGCTCAAAGACAGCTTTTGGAAATAGAAGGGATTAAAATTTATGGTGAAAAAGCAAACAGAACCGGCGTTGTTTCCTTTAATCTGGAAGGAGTGGGGATTGCTTCTGACGTAGGAATGATCCTTGACAAAATGGGAATTGCTGTAAGAACAGGACATCACTGTACACAACCAATCATGAACTTCTTTAATATTGCAGGAACAGTAAGAGCAAGCTTTGCCGTTTACAATACTTTTGAGGAAATTGATATTCTGGTAGAAGGAGTGAAGAAAGCACAACGGATGTTGAGCTAA
- a CDS encoding 50S ribosomal protein L25/general stress protein Ctc produces MKSITIQGTKRENVGKKSTKALRDAELVPCVVYGGEAPLNFSAEEKAFKGLVYTPEAHTVSIEVDGKTIPAVLQDIQFHPITDKILHIDFYQLSDDKPVVMEVPVRITGRSKGVVAGGVLRQSFRKLKVKAIPANLPDEIVVDVTPLRIGNKLYIGGIKTEGYSFMHPDNAVVVAVKMSRNAMKGGAAAMDDEDEEEVATEEGAAPAEETAAE; encoded by the coding sequence ATGAAATCTATTACAATTCAAGGTACAAAAAGAGAAAACGTGGGCAAAAAGTCTACAAAAGCTTTACGTGATGCTGAATTAGTTCCTTGTGTTGTTTATGGAGGTGAAGCACCTTTAAACTTCTCTGCTGAAGAGAAAGCTTTTAAAGGATTAGTATACACTCCTGAAGCACACACGGTATCTATTGAGGTTGACGGAAAAACAATTCCAGCTGTTCTTCAGGACATTCAGTTTCACCCAATCACTGACAAAATTCTTCACATTGACTTCTATCAGCTATCTGACGATAAGCCAGTAGTTATGGAGGTTCCTGTAAGAATTACTGGACGTTCAAAAGGTGTTGTAGCTGGTGGTGTTTTACGTCAGTCTTTCAGAAAGCTAAAAGTAAAAGCTATTCCTGCTAACTTGCCAGACGAGATCGTTGTAGATGTTACTCCATTAAGAATTGGTAACAAACTTTACATCGGAGGTATCAAAACAGAAGGATATTCTTTCATGCACCCGGACAATGCAGTAGTAGTTGCTGTTAAGATGTCTAGAAATGCAATGAAAGGAGGTGCAGCAGCAATGGATGATGAAGATGAAGAAGAAGTTGCAACTGAAGAAGGAGCAGCTCCAGCAGAAGAAACTGCAGCAGAATAA
- a CDS encoding ribose-phosphate pyrophosphokinase, whose product MADQLSYLFCTRTSRDLAEKIAQNYGKELGKINFQEFSDGEFEPVLDESVRGGRVFLIGSTFPPADNLLELLLMIDAAKRASAKSITVVIPYFGLARQDRKDKPRAPIGAKLVANLLTAAGATRVMTMDLHADQIQGFFEIPVDHLYASSIFVDYIRSLNLDSLTIASPDMGGAKRAKNYAGHLGAEVVIAYKERKKANVVEEMFLIGDVTGKNVILIDDMIDTAGTLCKAADILIEKGAKTVRAMATHGVLSGKAYENIENSKLLEVIVTDSIPVKNNLSSKIKVLSCAPLFADVMTMVHEHKSISSKFVI is encoded by the coding sequence ATGGCCGATCAGTTAAGTTATCTATTTTGTACAAGAACCAGCAGGGACTTGGCAGAGAAAATTGCCCAGAATTATGGGAAAGAATTAGGAAAAATCAACTTTCAGGAGTTCAGCGACGGGGAATTTGAGCCTGTTTTGGATGAGTCTGTAAGAGGAGGAAGAGTTTTCCTGATTGGATCTACATTCCCTCCTGCAGACAATCTTTTGGAACTTCTTCTAATGATTGATGCAGCAAAAAGAGCTTCTGCAAAGAGCATTACCGTTGTAATTCCTTACTTCGGACTTGCCAGACAGGACAGAAAAGACAAACCAAGAGCGCCGATCGGTGCTAAATTAGTTGCAAACCTTCTTACAGCAGCAGGAGCAACAAGAGTAATGACAATGGATCTTCACGCGGATCAGATTCAAGGATTCTTCGAAATTCCGGTAGATCATTTATATGCTTCCAGTATTTTCGTAGATTATATCAGATCTTTAAATCTTGATAGTCTTACTATTGCTTCTCCGGATATGGGAGGTGCGAAAAGAGCTAAAAACTATGCAGGTCACTTAGGTGCTGAAGTAGTAATTGCTTATAAGGAAAGAAAAAAAGCGAATGTTGTAGAAGAAATGTTCCTTATCGGTGATGTTACAGGTAAAAACGTTATCCTTATTGATGATATGATTGATACTGCAGGGACGCTTTGCAAAGCTGCAGATATCCTGATTGAAAAAGGAGCGAAAACAGTAAGAGCTATGGCAACTCACGGAGTACTTTCAGGAAAGGCTTACGAGAATATTGAGAACTCAAAATTGTTGGAAGTTATTGTAACTGACTCAATTCCTGTTAAAAATAATTTGTCATCTAAAATAAAAGTGCTATCTTGCGCCCCGTTATTTGCAGATGTTATGACCATGGTTCATGAGCATAAATCAATTAGCAGTAAGTTTGTTATTTAA
- a CDS encoding G-D-S-L family lipolytic protein, with translation MKKIIISTIAVSALLFTVTSCNTDFDTDVKDIPVTKGDADFSKYISLGNSLTSGYRDGALYSSGQNESYPSMIAAQMKLAGGGDFKQPLMPNDVGGFNNLPGFPGKLTLQVVNGSLTPVPSGAAAALDVLSGGGTYNNMGVPGAKSFHLVAPGYGSQAGLATGTANPYFVRFASSATTSVLADAMTQKATFFSLWIGNNDVLSYATNGGTNSQTVGGVTTYSIATVQTGNTNPATYKSNDISDPALLAGSIKAVLDGLKSVGTTKGVIANIPSVTSVPFFTTVPYNPLTPELLGSNLTTLNTSLYGPLKQALTAFGAGDRINLLSATGPNPVLIKDVALTDLSAQLTAALTPSLGLPMATAFGQIFGQARQATADDYILLTTSSVIGSTAAGVPAPVNIYGISYPLQNQHVLTKTEAGYVKTATTAYNASIKGLADSYGLAFVDANAKMLELNSQSGIIFDGVKYTAQFVRGGAFSLDGVHLTGRGYGVVANEFIKSINAKYKSTLPQVDPNKYSGVKFP, from the coding sequence ATGAAAAAAATTATAATATCGACAATTGCAGTTTCTGCACTTCTTTTTACAGTAACAAGCTGTAATACGGATTTCGATACGGATGTGAAAGATATCCCGGTAACAAAAGGAGACGCAGACTTTTCAAAATATATATCGTTAGGAAACTCCCTTACTTCAGGATATCGTGATGGGGCGCTGTACAGCAGCGGTCAAAATGAATCTTATCCAAGCATGATTGCCGCACAGATGAAACTTGCAGGCGGCGGAGACTTTAAACAGCCATTAATGCCTAATGATGTGGGTGGTTTCAATAATCTGCCTGGTTTCCCTGGAAAATTAACTCTTCAGGTTGTTAACGGATCTTTGACTCCTGTGCCAAGTGGGGCAGCAGCAGCACTGGATGTATTATCCGGTGGTGGTACTTATAATAATATGGGGGTACCTGGTGCAAAGTCATTCCATTTAGTAGCTCCTGGATACGGTAGTCAAGCAGGTCTTGCAACCGGTACTGCCAATCCTTATTTTGTAAGGTTTGCTTCCTCTGCTACAACAAGTGTGCTGGCAGATGCTATGACTCAGAAAGCTACGTTCTTCTCTCTTTGGATAGGAAATAATGATGTATTGTCATATGCTACCAACGGAGGAACAAATTCTCAGACTGTAGGAGGAGTTACAACATATTCAATTGCTACAGTTCAGACAGGAAATACAAATCCTGCAACTTATAAATCAAATGATATCTCCGATCCTGCACTTTTGGCTGGGTCTATTAAGGCAGTTTTAGATGGTCTTAAAAGTGTAGGAACAACAAAAGGTGTTATTGCCAATATTCCATCTGTTACTTCAGTGCCTTTCTTTACTACGGTACCTTACAATCCTTTGACACCTGAACTTTTAGGCTCGAATTTAACCACTCTTAATACAAGTCTATACGGTCCTTTGAAGCAGGCGCTTACCGCTTTTGGAGCTGGAGATAGAATTAATTTACTTTCTGCAACTGGACCAAACCCGGTTTTAATTAAAGATGTAGCTTTAACAGATTTATCCGCTCAGCTTACAGCAGCACTTACTCCTTCTTTAGGATTGCCTATGGCTACTGCTTTTGGACAAATCTTTGGTCAGGCAAGACAGGCAACGGCAGATGATTATATTTTGCTTACTACAAGTTCTGTGATTGGAAGCACTGCTGCAGGTGTTCCTGCTCCGGTAAATATTTATGGAATTTCTTATCCGTTACAAAACCAACATGTGTTAACAAAAACAGAAGCCGGCTATGTGAAAACCGCAACAACGGCATATAATGCTTCTATAAAAGGGCTTGCTGATTCTTATGGCCTTGCCTTTGTCGATGCAAACGCTAAGATGCTTGAGCTGAATTCACAGTCAGGAATCATATTTGACGGAGTAAAATATACTGCGCAATTTGTAAGAGGAGGTGCTTTCTCTCTGGATGGAGTTCACCTGACAGGACGCGGATATGGTGTTGTTGCTAATGAATTTATTAAGTCTATTAATGCAAAATACAAGTCTACACTTCCACAGGTAGATCCGAACAAATATTCAGGAGTTAAATTCCCTTAA
- a CDS encoding OmpP1/FadL family transporter: protein MKKILVSTALLAGVLSYAGGFRVSLQGVKQLAMAHTSAHAEDASVTFFNPAGMSFIPSKLSVVAGGFGASNKVTFQNFNTLQSAETDNPIGTPFYAAITYRPIEKLTVGLSVTTPFGSTIKWPENWEGKELVQKMELKSFYFQPMVSVKLAPWVSFGASYIYARGKVDWDKAVTQFDGKVNINDDNATGHGYGFGFYFRPDPKLDVSIAYRSAIDMKAKKGTATFQFPSQSVYTQLKLNAAGQDGFSAVLPLVEEYTIGLTYKVTPKWQVSADFNYHGWERYSKLTLDFDNAPIGNNPSDATILTNPKNFKNSKTFRLGTQYAFTNMIYGRLGAYYDEAPYTTDNFIPETPSYDTYVVTGGVGFKLKQFGIDVAGGYAMPQYRKVNNVNIGLNGQSKATAFYFGLGFSYNPF, encoded by the coding sequence ATGAAAAAAATATTAGTATCAACTGCTTTATTGGCGGGAGTTCTATCTTACGCAGGAGGCTTCAGAGTTTCCCTGCAAGGGGTAAAACAATTGGCAATGGCGCATACTAGTGCTCATGCCGAAGATGCGAGTGTGACATTCTTTAACCCTGCGGGTATGTCATTTATCCCTTCCAAACTGAGTGTAGTGGCAGGAGGGTTTGGTGCAAGTAATAAAGTTACTTTTCAAAACTTCAATACTTTACAAAGTGCAGAAACAGATAACCCAATAGGGACTCCTTTCTATGCGGCGATTACTTATAGACCAATAGAGAAACTTACCGTAGGTCTTAGTGTTACAACACCTTTTGGAAGTACAATAAAATGGCCTGAAAACTGGGAGGGTAAAGAATTGGTTCAGAAAATGGAATTGAAAAGTTTCTATTTCCAGCCAATGGTCTCTGTAAAACTGGCTCCTTGGGTGTCTTTTGGTGCTAGCTATATCTACGCAAGAGGGAAAGTAGATTGGGACAAAGCGGTGACGCAATTCGACGGGAAAGTTAATATTAATGATGACAATGCAACCGGACACGGATATGGATTCGGTTTCTATTTCAGACCTGATCCGAAATTAGACGTGAGTATTGCCTACCGTTCAGCAATAGATATGAAAGCTAAAAAAGGAACGGCTACATTCCAGTTTCCATCACAATCTGTTTATACACAGCTGAAACTGAATGCAGCAGGGCAAGATGGTTTCTCAGCAGTTCTTCCATTGGTTGAAGAGTATACAATTGGTTTAACCTATAAAGTGACACCGAAATGGCAGGTTTCTGCAGACTTTAACTACCACGGATGGGAAAGATATAGCAAGCTTACTTTAGATTTCGACAATGCTCCTATTGGAAACAATCCGTCGGATGCTACTATTCTTACCAATCCTAAGAACTTCAAAAACTCCAAAACTTTCAGATTGGGAACTCAGTATGCGTTCACTAATATGATCTATGGACGTTTGGGAGCTTATTATGATGAAGCACCTTATACTACGGATAACTTTATCCCGGAAACCCCTTCATATGATACTTATGTAGTGACAGGTGGGGTGGGCTTCAAGCTGAAACAATTCGGAATTGATGTTGCCGGAGGATATGCAATGCCTCAGTACAGAAAGGTAAACAATGTTAATATAGGGCTTAACGGACAGTCAAAAGCAACAGCTTTCTACTTTGGTCTAGGTTTCTCTTATAATCCATTTTAA
- a CDS encoding stage 0 sporulation family protein: MSCGCKTSGDSAHSCGPKKTANGCESVNTCGNSYKLSVFDWLSDINNPAPNRCDFVEVRFKNDRKSFYKNVNNIPLHIGSVITVESSPGHDVGVVSLTGELVKIQMKKKKFSEELALKIYRQANQKDLEVWQEARKKEDGVKLEARKIAQRIGLEMKVTDVEYQGDSSKITFYYTAENRVDFRQLIKDYAGAFRTKIDMKQIGFRQEAAKVGGIGSCGRELCCSTWLTDFRSVNTNVARYQQLSINPQKLAGQCGKLKCCLNYELDSYLDALSNFPSSSTTLETEKGKAFCIKIDVFKKKMWFAYVDSSIAWYDFDIDLVKKLISKNKRGEKTLPLEDLKQPEASAQNIDLIQENSVDRFEKKNRGNRNKNNQNRQNHNQQGQQGQKRTRPERQDRPERSEKPENPNAQSGNQPRPQKQHPQQKAPVEKVEGNSDADKKPQNNPNKKKFKKKYPPKKDNNA, encoded by the coding sequence ATGAGTTGTGGATGTAAAACATCCGGCGATTCTGCACATTCTTGCGGCCCTAAGAAAACCGCAAATGGCTGTGAAAGTGTAAATACCTGCGGGAATAGTTATAAATTAAGTGTTTTTGACTGGCTATCTGACATCAACAATCCAGCGCCTAACAGGTGTGATTTTGTAGAAGTTAGATTTAAAAATGACAGGAAATCGTTTTATAAGAATGTAAATAATATTCCTTTACATATTGGTAGCGTAATTACAGTAGAATCAAGTCCGGGACACGATGTAGGCGTTGTAAGCCTTACGGGAGAATTAGTAAAGATTCAGATGAAAAAGAAAAAGTTTTCTGAAGAATTGGCACTCAAAATATACAGACAGGCCAACCAAAAAGATCTTGAGGTATGGCAGGAAGCAAGAAAAAAAGAAGATGGTGTAAAACTTGAAGCAAGAAAAATTGCTCAGAGAATAGGCCTTGAAATGAAAGTTACTGATGTGGAATACCAGGGTGACTCTTCAAAGATCACCTTTTATTACACCGCTGAAAACCGAGTGGATTTCAGACAGTTAATTAAAGATTACGCCGGAGCATTCCGTACCAAAATCGATATGAAACAGATCGGTTTCAGACAGGAAGCTGCAAAAGTAGGCGGAATTGGTTCTTGTGGACGTGAACTTTGCTGTTCTACGTGGCTTACGGATTTCAGATCTGTAAATACCAATGTGGCAAGATATCAGCAATTGAGCATTAATCCTCAAAAACTAGCCGGACAATGTGGCAAGCTTAAGTGCTGTCTTAACTATGAGCTTGACAGTTATTTGGATGCTTTAAGCAATTTTCCTTCTTCTTCAACTACTTTAGAAACAGAAAAAGGGAAAGCATTTTGTATCAAAATTGATGTTTTCAAAAAGAAAATGTGGTTTGCCTATGTAGACAGCTCCATTGCATGGTATGATTTCGATATAGATCTGGTGAAAAAACTGATTTCAAAAAATAAAAGAGGAGAAAAAACACTTCCTCTGGAAGACTTGAAACAGCCGGAAGCTTCTGCTCAAAATATTGATTTGATCCAGGAAAACAGCGTGGATCGTTTTGAAAAGAAAAACAGAGGAAACAGGAACAAAAACAACCAAAACAGGCAAAATCATAACCAACAGGGGCAACAAGGACAAAAAAGAACCAGACCGGAGAGACAAGACAGACCGGAAAGATCTGAAAAACCAGAAAATCCTAATGCTCAATCTGGAAATCAGCCCAGACCTCAAAAACAACACCCGCAGCAAAAAGCACCTGTGGAAAAAGTAGAGGGTAATTCTGATGCTGACAAGAAGCCACAAAACAACCCGAACAAGAAGAAATTTAAAAAGAAATATCCTCCAAAAAAAGATAATAATGCGTAA
- a CDS encoding gliding motility lipoprotein GldH, with amino-acid sequence MRKILGLFSLILFFSCNSSSGGDVIMNSVDNKWNKKNEQKFNLEISDPQNPKNIIFVVRNNNSYPYSNIRFIVNFTNLQNKKKETDTLNYVLAKPNGEWLGTGFGDTKETLFQYKLNYQFPGKGKYEISLTQAMRNDNLSGIEDIGVKIETAKP; translated from the coding sequence ATGCGTAAAATTTTAGGATTATTTTCCCTTATCCTTTTCTTTAGCTGTAACTCTTCCTCAGGAGGAGATGTCATCATGAATTCCGTTGACAACAAATGGAATAAGAAAAATGAGCAAAAATTTAATCTTGAAATTTCAGATCCGCAGAATCCTAAAAATATTATATTTGTCGTAAGAAACAACAATAGTTATCCCTACAGCAATATAAGATTTATTGTAAATTTCACCAATCTCCAGAACAAAAAAAAGGAAACTGACACCTTGAATTATGTACTGGCAAAACCCAATGGAGAATGGCTTGGTACAGGGTTTGGTGACACAAAGGAAACTTTGTTTCAGTATAAATTGAATTATCAGTTTCCGGGAAAGGGAAAATATGAAATCAGTCTGACCCAGGCGATGAGAAATGACAACCTTTCAGGAATTGAGGATATTGGGGTAAAAATAGAAACGGCTAAACCGTAA
- a CDS encoding transglycosylase domain-containing protein — translation MEENKKNAGNKGKTFPLPPKKKKDTSWKKWVSFIWIGLVAVVLGISGLFFAVSQGFLGEMPDVKELENPDIFVASEIISSDGVMLGKFEKEKTQPIVYKDLPPYLIYALQAKEDERFKEHSGIDLYSIARAVAYGGGRGGGSTITQQLAKLLFTGNASQNKIERAFQKLKEWVVAVSLEKRYTKEEIVTLYFNKFDFLFNANGIEMASRVYFNKKTSELTLPEAATFVAMLENPRKNNPYRYPEKAKERRNVVLDQMQKTGYIDAATYEKAANTPIEVDFHPIKSITDGYSAYYKFYLRKEIDKYLETHEKETGKKLNLYKDGLKIYVTLDSKMQKYAEEAIKEHLTDLQKRFDAEQRGRKNRPFYYLNDKQIKDVMLQAMKRTGRYKLLKADGMPEDSIMMEFKKPIKTSRFTWNGEEEVEMSPWDSIRYHKQIAQAGLMSMVPGTGEIKAWVGGIDWQHFQYDHIKQGKRQVGSTFKPFVYATAIMKLGMTPCSAVSNGTYDHNGWHVPGRGGMLTLKDALAHSQNPVAARLIEMTGVDAVIQTARDLGVTEDIPRNNTIALGSSDITIYEMLGAYSTFANYGNHNKPEMIWRIEDANGRVIKEVNVEPKEVMNPMYAYTMIELMKGVAQYGTASGELGRRGISKAVEIAAKTGTTQNNSDGWFMGITPKLATGAWVGWEDRATHFFGTGEGQGAKMALPIWAIFMKKVWADKSLGVTPDDKFVKPSDWKDGCSNLKGLSGGYGDDGSLQTIDEIKNPRPVDPAPKKPTEKKEDNINENLHSNDEVDFNK, via the coding sequence ATGGAAGAAAACAAAAAAAATGCAGGAAATAAGGGGAAAACATTTCCTCTGCCTCCTAAAAAAAAGAAAGATACCTCCTGGAAAAAATGGGTCTCATTTATTTGGATTGGACTTGTTGCGGTAGTTTTGGGTATTTCGGGACTTTTCTTTGCGGTTTCTCAAGGATTCCTTGGGGAAATGCCTGATGTAAAAGAACTTGAAAACCCTGATATCTTTGTCGCTTCAGAAATCATTTCTTCAGACGGAGTTATGCTGGGTAAATTCGAAAAGGAAAAAACACAGCCTATCGTTTATAAGGATCTTCCTCCTTACCTGATCTATGCCCTTCAAGCTAAGGAAGATGAACGTTTTAAAGAACATTCAGGAATCGACTTATATTCTATTGCCAGAGCCGTAGCCTATGGTGGTGGCCGTGGTGGGGGTTCTACAATTACCCAGCAGCTGGCAAAACTTCTTTTTACAGGAAATGCTTCTCAAAATAAAATTGAAAGAGCATTCCAGAAATTAAAAGAATGGGTAGTAGCGGTAAGCCTTGAGAAAAGATATACCAAAGAAGAGATTGTTACTCTTTATTTCAACAAATTTGATTTCCTTTTCAATGCTAACGGGATTGAAATGGCTTCCAGAGTTTATTTTAACAAAAAAACTTCGGAACTTACATTACCTGAAGCTGCAACATTTGTAGCAATGCTTGAAAACCCAAGAAAAAACAATCCTTACAGATACCCTGAAAAGGCAAAAGAAAGAAGGAATGTTGTATTGGATCAGATGCAGAAAACAGGATATATTGATGCCGCCACCTATGAAAAAGCGGCCAACACTCCTATTGAAGTAGACTTCCACCCTATTAAAAGTATTACTGACGGGTATTCGGCTTATTACAAATTCTATCTGAGAAAAGAGATCGACAAGTATCTTGAAACTCATGAAAAAGAAACCGGTAAAAAACTTAACCTCTATAAAGACGGGTTAAAAATATATGTTACTCTTGATTCTAAAATGCAGAAGTATGCAGAAGAAGCAATCAAAGAACACTTAACGGACCTTCAGAAAAGATTTGATGCAGAACAAAGAGGAAGAAAGAACAGACCTTTCTACTATCTTAATGACAAACAGATCAAAGATGTGATGCTTCAGGCCATGAAAAGAACCGGACGATACAAGCTGTTAAAAGCTGACGGAATGCCAGAAGACTCCATTATGATGGAATTCAAAAAACCTATCAAAACTTCAAGATTCACATGGAACGGAGAAGAAGAAGTTGAAATGTCTCCTTGGGATTCTATCAGGTACCACAAACAAATTGCACAGGCAGGACTAATGTCTATGGTTCCGGGAACCGGAGAGATCAAAGCTTGGGTAGGTGGTATCGACTGGCAGCACTTCCAGTATGACCACATTAAGCAAGGTAAGAGACAGGTAGGATCTACATTCAAACCTTTCGTGTATGCCACTGCGATCATGAAACTGGGAATGACTCCTTGTTCAGCTGTTTCTAACGGAACTTATGATCATAACGGATGGCATGTACCGGGAAGAGGAGGAATGCTTACTTTAAAAGATGCATTAGCACACTCTCAAAACCCTGTTGCGGCAAGATTAATTGAAATGACAGGAGTAGATGCTGTAATCCAGACTGCAAGAGATCTTGGAGTAACAGAAGATATCCCGAGAAACAATACAATTGCTTTAGGTTCATCAGACATTACTATTTATGAGATGTTAGGTGCTTATAGTACTTTTGCCAATTATGGTAATCACAATAAGCCGGAAATGATCTGGAGAATTGAAGATGCCAACGGTAGAGTAATCAAGGAAGTAAATGTAGAACCAAAAGAGGTCATGAACCCAATGTACGCCTACACCATGATTGAATTGATGAAAGGTGTGGCACAGTATGGAACCGCTTCCGGAGAATTAGGAAGAAGAGGAATCTCAAAAGCAGTAGAAATTGCAGCCAAAACGGGAACAACTCAGAACAACTCCGACGGATGGTTTATGGGAATCACGCCAAAATTAGCAACCGGAGCATGGGTTGGATGGGAAGACAGAGCAACCCACTTCTTTGGAACCGGTGAAGGTCAAGGGGCAAAAATGGCATTGCCAATATGGGCAATTTTCATGAAGAAAGTCTGGGCAGATAAGAGTTTAGGAGTTACTCCTGATGATAAATTTGTGAAACCTTCCGATTGGAAAGACGGCTGTTCAAACCTTAAAGGCTTAAGCGGGGGATATGGTGATGACGGAAGTCTTCAGACCATCGATGAGATCAAAAATCCAAGACCGGTAGATCCTGCTCCTAAAAAACCTACAGAAAAGAAAGAGGACAACATCAATGAAAATCTTCACTCTAATGATGAAGTAGATTTTAATAAATAA